One Vitis riparia cultivar Riparia Gloire de Montpellier isolate 1030 chromosome 4, EGFV_Vit.rip_1.0, whole genome shotgun sequence genomic window carries:
- the LOC117912012 gene encoding uncharacterized protein LOC117912012 produces the protein MQWEIKWYKYVKNSMPRHFFIHYNNDNQTPKQIFTNHHTELVSRGGKWLNDTSSSCSVVATLIATVAFATSVTIPGSFNNNNGRPNLEHQAAFNLFAISSLIALCFSVTAMVMFLAIVSSRHQEDDFHRVLPEKLLLGLTTLFISISAILVSFCAGHFFILRDELKRAAFPVYAITCLPISFFALVQFPMYFDVVWTTFRKVPQRRYKVNL, from the exons ATGCAATGGGAAATCAAGTGGTACAAG TATGTGAAGAATTCTATGCCCCGACATTTTTTCATTCACTACAACAACGACAATCAAACTCCAAAGCAGATCTTCACCAACCACCACACAGAACTTGTAAGCAGAGGAGGCAAATGGCTAAATGATACTTCCAGTTCATGCTCTGTTGTTGCTACTCTCATTGCTACTGTTGCCTTCGCCACATCTGTCACGATACCAGGCAGCTTTAACAACAATAACGGCAGACCAAACCTTGAGCACCAAGCAGCTTTTAATCTCTTTGCGATTTCATCGCTTATTGCTCTCTGCTTTTCGGTGACTGCTATGGTCATGTTTCTTGCTATTGTCAGCTCTAGGCACCAAGAGGACGATTTTCACAGGGTCTTGCCTGAGAAGCTTTTGTTGGGCTTAACAACTCTTTTCATATCCATATCAGCTATTTTGGTGTCTTTCTGTGCGGGACATTTCTTTATCCTTAGAGATGAGCTCAAGCGTGCTGCATTTCCTGTCTATGCAATAACCTGCCTTCCAATATCATTTTTTGCTTTGGTGCAGTTCCCAATGTACTTCGATGTTGTATGGACCACTTTTAGGAAGGTTCCACAACGAAGGTATAAGGTGAATCTCTAG